Proteins encoded together in one Terriglobus saanensis SP1PR4 window:
- a CDS encoding glycoside hydrolase family 31 protein — translation MRRTFAVLSLLVLAASTYATAQTAVPAVPSPAAKDAPVSGFVRQDADNLAFTVPGKVIGHGTDTGPIVLLHDFTFDGNPVATGKLHLRELSPGVLEITSVAYTVGEWEFRVHDTANYYGLGEHFNTLNHAHTIVKGASQDNGYAKGSSSYKPIPFFLSTTGYGLWVDTTAESTFDLNATDNGNVIVTAPSAKLRIILFTGPQFPVILNHFTELAGRAILPPYWAFAPWIGRDYVKDDTEVKADADRMRSLGLPASILLIDSPWATNYNTYTFNPKQFTDAPGMIKHLHEQGYKLVLWHTPWINTKTTTPGETGFADKIPPLAENYAEAAAKGFFIKQADGTPYVGRWWKGMGSLIDFTNPAAKQWWQDQVRQAIKAGADGFKDDDAEGNFVGGDGLQANVLFFDKSDPRMMRNRFAVLYNNAVEEVIQKDLKGNGVLFARSATVGNQNLPILWGGDNESSFSPENGLPTVLNAGLSAGLSGMSLWTSDIGGYLATAATPDVRLFQRWTEMSAFSPAMEVLNQKNLLPWDYGDAALATFRKFSLLHMSLFPYRFRAAQESAKTGMPLMRALVLNYQNDPHAREAKDEFLFGPDLLVAPVINEGTQRPVYLPDGDWVDFFTGAEVSGSKTVLAEAPLDTIPVYARAGSVIARIPEDVMTLVPSAESGNSTIHTLDDRRVYDLMPAFRGDATTQTDFEERTLTRENHAFKITGKEAKVTLRWRFGRPVSITVNGTAARATQTPEGPTIEFAHIGTTTVEWR, via the coding sequence ATGCGACGTACGTTTGCCGTTCTCAGTCTGCTGGTGCTTGCCGCCAGCACGTATGCCACAGCGCAAACCGCCGTTCCGGCAGTCCCGTCACCCGCAGCAAAAGACGCTCCCGTCTCCGGGTTTGTACGCCAGGACGCCGACAACCTCGCCTTCACCGTCCCCGGTAAGGTCATCGGCCATGGCACGGACACAGGCCCGATCGTCCTCCTCCACGACTTCACCTTCGACGGCAACCCTGTCGCCACCGGAAAGCTTCACCTCCGCGAGCTTTCGCCCGGCGTCCTAGAGATCACCAGCGTCGCCTACACCGTCGGCGAGTGGGAGTTTCGCGTACACGACACAGCCAACTACTACGGTCTAGGCGAACACTTCAACACCCTCAACCACGCGCACACGATCGTCAAAGGGGCATCGCAGGACAACGGCTACGCGAAGGGGTCCAGTTCGTACAAGCCCATTCCCTTTTTCCTGAGCACGACGGGCTATGGTCTCTGGGTGGACACCACGGCGGAGTCCACCTTCGACCTGAACGCCACAGACAATGGCAATGTCATCGTCACCGCTCCTTCGGCCAAGCTGCGGATCATCCTCTTCACTGGCCCGCAATTCCCCGTGATCCTCAATCACTTCACCGAACTCGCTGGCCGCGCGATCCTTCCACCGTATTGGGCCTTCGCCCCGTGGATCGGTCGCGATTATGTAAAGGACGATACCGAGGTCAAAGCCGATGCCGACCGTATGCGCTCGCTCGGTCTCCCGGCGAGCATCCTCCTGATCGACAGTCCGTGGGCCACAAACTACAACACCTATACTTTCAACCCGAAGCAGTTCACCGACGCACCGGGCATGATCAAGCATCTGCATGAGCAGGGCTATAAGCTCGTCCTCTGGCATACGCCGTGGATCAACACGAAGACTACGACGCCGGGCGAAACCGGCTTTGCCGATAAGATCCCGCCGCTCGCGGAAAACTACGCCGAGGCCGCTGCGAAGGGCTTCTTCATCAAGCAGGCCGACGGCACCCCTTATGTCGGTCGTTGGTGGAAGGGCATGGGTTCGCTCATCGACTTCACCAACCCCGCCGCGAAGCAGTGGTGGCAGGACCAGGTCCGCCAGGCCATCAAGGCCGGCGCGGACGGCTTCAAGGACGACGATGCCGAGGGCAACTTCGTCGGTGGCGACGGTCTACAGGCCAACGTCCTCTTCTTCGATAAATCCGATCCGCGCATGATGCGCAACCGCTTCGCCGTGCTCTATAACAATGCCGTCGAAGAGGTGATCCAGAAAGACCTCAAGGGCAACGGCGTTCTCTTCGCCCGCTCCGCTACTGTCGGCAATCAGAACCTGCCGATCCTCTGGGGTGGCGATAACGAGTCCAGCTTTTCGCCGGAGAACGGCCTGCCCACGGTACTCAACGCCGGTCTGAGTGCAGGCCTCAGCGGCATGAGCCTGTGGACCAGCGACATTGGCGGATACCTCGCTACTGCAGCCACGCCGGACGTGCGCCTCTTCCAGCGCTGGACCGAGATGTCTGCCTTTTCTCCCGCGATGGAGGTGCTCAACCAGAAGAACCTCCTCCCCTGGGACTACGGCGACGCGGCCCTCGCCACCTTCCGCAAGTTCTCGCTGCTGCACATGAGCCTCTTCCCCTACCGCTTCCGCGCCGCGCAGGAGTCCGCCAAAACCGGCATGCCTCTCATGCGCGCACTCGTTCTGAACTATCAGAACGATCCGCACGCACGGGAGGCGAAGGACGAGTTCCTCTTCGGCCCCGACCTCCTCGTCGCGCCCGTCATCAACGAAGGCACGCAGCGCCCTGTTTACCTTCCCGATGGCGACTGGGTGGACTTCTTCACCGGCGCAGAGGTCTCAGGCAGCAAGACCGTCCTCGCCGAAGCTCCGCTGGATACGATCCCGGTTTATGCTCGCGCTGGCTCCGTGATCGCCCGCATCCCCGAAGACGTCATGACCCTCGTGCCTTCCGCCGAGAGCGGCAACAGCACAATCCATACCCTCGACGATCGCCGCGTCTACGACCTCATGCCCGCATTCCGCGGCGACGCCACCACGCAGACCGATTTTGAAGAGCGCACTCTTACCCGCGAGAACCACGCATTCAAAATCACCGGCAAGGAGGCGAAGGTCACCCTGCGCTGGCGCTTCGGTCGCCCTGTCTCCATCACCGTCAATGGCACCGCTGCCCGTGCCACCCAGACTCCGGAAGGCCCCACTATTGAGTTCGCCCATATCGGCACTACAACTGTGGAGTGGCGCTGA
- a CDS encoding DMT family transporter has protein sequence MQILMLVFAVLAGLTNPFQSAANAQLNKQVMQPVWVATCTYVTGLLVLLVIQAFRRESLPGASLIGQVPWWAWMGGFVSIFGTMGGLLLAQKLGSGIFTGVNVTAAVVCSLVLDHFGLVGFKQHTASPMRMVGAALMIGGLWLVARF, from the coding sequence ATGCAGATCCTGATGCTTGTCTTCGCTGTGCTCGCAGGGCTAACAAATCCGTTCCAGTCGGCTGCGAATGCGCAGCTGAACAAACAGGTGATGCAGCCTGTCTGGGTTGCGACCTGCACCTACGTGACGGGTCTTCTGGTATTGCTGGTGATCCAGGCATTTCGTCGCGAGTCGCTGCCGGGAGCGAGTCTCATCGGACAGGTGCCGTGGTGGGCGTGGATGGGCGGCTTCGTCTCCATCTTCGGCACGATGGGCGGACTTCTGCTGGCGCAGAAGCTTGGGTCGGGCATCTTCACCGGAGTGAATGTGACTGCGGCGGTGGTGTGCAGCCTGGTGCTGGATCACTTCGGTCTGGTCGGGTTCAAGCAGCATACGGCTTCGCCGATGCGGATGGTGGGGGCGGCACTGATGATCGGCGGATTGTGGCTGGTGGCGCGGTTTTGA
- a CDS encoding GH39 family glycosyl hydrolase, producing MLEAMGSIRRAAGLFAMVCSVALPMAGQSPVRIEVNLAKSVGTYKPIYSWFGYDESNYTTMPHGKELLRELHDLSAVPVYIRAHHLLTSGNGVAELKWSSSNVFSLDAQGKPVYDFTITDQTFDAWKKAGVKPMVEFGFMPKDLAATVKGADTYQVHYPGDVLAGSANNPPKDYAMWGELVRRYTEHLVQRYGRAETSTWYWEVWNEPDIKYWHGTAEEYWKLYDFTVSNVRKALPGAKVGGPASTGPGGEHAITFLDNFLEHVANDKSAADGGRIPLDFISFHPKGSPKIVDGRVTMGISSELKTTENGFKVVAKYPQFAKLPIILSEADPEGCAACSSKVNPANNYRNGTLYPAYTAAAYKALFELQDVSKVNLLAMVSWSFEFEDKDYFEGFRSLATNGIDKPVLNVFRMFGMMAGDRVSTTSTGSVPLDVMVKTGVRESADVDAMATKSAHEATVLLWNYHDADTTAAAATATSVEVRGVPAGKVLVEHFRIDETHSNAYTVWKAMGSPQHPTEEQIARLKETGQLQMLGSPVWVQSEGGVVKLETEMPRQSVSLLRLSW from the coding sequence GTGCTAGAGGCAATGGGTTCGATCCGGAGAGCTGCCGGTTTATTTGCAATGGTCTGCAGCGTGGCTCTTCCGATGGCGGGACAGTCGCCAGTGCGTATTGAGGTAAACCTGGCGAAGTCCGTAGGAACCTACAAGCCGATCTACAGCTGGTTTGGGTATGACGAATCGAACTACACGACCATGCCGCATGGCAAGGAACTGCTGCGCGAGCTGCACGATCTCAGTGCTGTGCCGGTGTATATCCGGGCGCACCATCTGTTGACCTCCGGCAACGGTGTGGCGGAGTTGAAGTGGAGCTCGTCGAACGTCTTCTCGCTCGACGCGCAGGGCAAGCCCGTCTACGACTTTACGATTACGGACCAGACCTTCGATGCGTGGAAGAAGGCGGGCGTGAAGCCGATGGTGGAGTTCGGCTTTATGCCGAAGGACCTCGCGGCGACGGTGAAGGGTGCGGACACGTATCAGGTGCACTATCCGGGCGATGTGCTGGCGGGTTCGGCGAACAATCCTCCCAAGGACTATGCGATGTGGGGCGAACTCGTGCGCCGGTACACAGAGCACCTCGTCCAGCGCTACGGCAGGGCGGAGACGAGCACATGGTACTGGGAGGTCTGGAACGAACCGGACATCAAGTACTGGCATGGCACCGCCGAGGAGTACTGGAAGCTCTACGACTTTACCGTCTCGAATGTGCGTAAGGCGCTCCCCGGAGCGAAGGTGGGCGGACCCGCAAGCACGGGGCCGGGCGGCGAACATGCCATCACGTTTCTCGATAACTTTCTGGAGCACGTGGCGAACGACAAGAGCGCGGCGGATGGTGGACGCATCCCGCTGGACTTCATCTCATTCCATCCCAAGGGAAGTCCGAAGATCGTGGACGGCCGCGTGACGATGGGGATTTCCAGTGAACTCAAGACGACGGAGAACGGCTTCAAGGTGGTAGCGAAGTATCCGCAGTTCGCGAAGCTGCCGATCATCCTCAGCGAGGCCGATCCTGAGGGATGCGCGGCGTGTTCGTCGAAGGTGAATCCGGCAAACAACTATCGAAACGGGACGCTCTATCCGGCCTACACAGCAGCGGCGTATAAGGCACTGTTCGAGCTACAGGATGTGTCCAAGGTGAACCTGCTGGCGATGGTGAGCTGGTCCTTCGAGTTTGAGGACAAGGATTACTTCGAAGGCTTCCGATCTCTGGCAACGAACGGAATCGACAAGCCGGTGCTGAATGTCTTTCGCATGTTCGGCATGATGGCGGGCGACCGCGTCAGCACCACGAGCACGGGCAGCGTGCCCCTGGACGTGATGGTGAAAACAGGGGTGCGCGAGTCTGCGGACGTCGACGCGATGGCTACCAAGTCTGCGCATGAGGCTACCGTTCTGCTCTGGAACTATCACGACGCGGACACGACGGCTGCCGCCGCAACCGCTACTTCGGTGGAGGTGCGCGGTGTGCCTGCGGGTAAGGTGCTGGTGGAGCACTTCCGCATCGACGAGACGCACAGCAACGCCTATACGGTATGGAAGGCGATGGGATCGCCGCAGCATCCGACGGAGGAGCAGATCGCGCGGCTGAAGGAGACCGGGCAGTTGCAGATGCTGGGTTCGCCTGTATGGGTGCAGTCTGAAGGCGGTGTGGTAAAGCTGGAAACGGAGATGCCACGGCAGAGTGTGTCGTTGCTGCGCCTGAGTTGGTGA
- a CDS encoding YdeI/OmpD-associated family protein, with protein MGVRNPVVDAQIASAAPFAKPILEHLRDVAHKALPDAVEEIKWGFPTLLVDGKIVCGMGAFKAHCAFRIAGSEIKEKVRAMGYDPDGSAGALGKITSLKDLPSERALVALIKEAAKAQLAAKAAGPKKRATPKPELPVPKALSAALAKNKTAAKNFAAFAPSCRSEYSEWIGEAKREETRAKRVAEAIGWIAEGKKRNWRYEKC; from the coding sequence ATGGGCGTAAGGAATCCAGTGGTGGATGCGCAGATTGCTTCAGCGGCTCCTTTTGCAAAGCCGATCCTGGAACATCTGCGCGACGTCGCGCACAAGGCGTTGCCGGACGCGGTGGAAGAGATCAAGTGGGGCTTCCCCACGCTTCTCGTGGACGGCAAGATCGTCTGTGGCATGGGGGCGTTCAAGGCGCATTGTGCCTTTCGGATTGCGGGCAGTGAGATCAAGGAGAAGGTGCGTGCCATGGGATACGATCCCGACGGCAGCGCTGGGGCACTGGGAAAGATCACTTCTTTGAAAGACCTACCGTCTGAACGTGCGTTAGTGGCGCTGATCAAGGAAGCTGCGAAGGCACAACTCGCAGCGAAGGCAGCGGGGCCGAAGAAAAGGGCTACGCCGAAGCCGGAGTTGCCGGTGCCGAAGGCGCTGAGCGCGGCGCTCGCGAAGAACAAGACTGCGGCAAAGAACTTTGCCGCGTTTGCGCCGTCGTGCCGAAGCGAGTATTCCGAATGGATTGGCGAAGCGAAGCGGGAAGAGACGCGCGCCAAGCGTGTGGCCGAGGCGATCGGATGGATCGCCGAAGGAAAGAAACGCAACTGGAGGTACGAGAAGTGCTAG
- a CDS encoding Gfo/Idh/MocA family protein, with the protein MTTRREFLNTAAIVGAGAVVASTAKSYAQIVGSNERVNFAVVGLNSRAYAHLSSLKANAKDARITYACDVDTVILDRFAGRAEKSLGYSVTKNQDFRKALASKDVDVVTIATPDHWHAPMAIMGLEAGKHVYVEKPMSYDPHEGEMLIAAQKKYGKLAQMGSQQRSSPHTIEIAQKIKDGVVGPAYWAKTWYANRRKPIGIGKVVPVPATLDWDLWQGPAPREPYRDNMHPYNWHWRFTWGTGEPLNNGTHEVDVARWLLGVEYPTMVTADGGRYAAKDDWQYADTMNVSFTYPDKLLTWECDCITGKKTFGRDRGVAIHGPKGTVVVDRDGYEIYDLGDKVIDSFSVKKEKGTSSADLVGADSMTDLHFANMIAAIRTGVKLNQPVSQGNVAVTMLQTSNYAWELGRPVHMNPDGTYKNDPAATAKRKRTYDKGFTPHL; encoded by the coding sequence ATGACCACCCGTCGCGAATTCTTGAACACCGCCGCCATTGTCGGAGCTGGCGCAGTCGTAGCATCCACCGCCAAAAGCTACGCCCAGATTGTGGGCTCGAACGAGCGAGTGAACTTCGCCGTGGTTGGTCTGAACAGTCGTGCCTACGCGCATCTGTCTTCGCTGAAGGCGAATGCCAAGGACGCCCGCATAACCTATGCGTGCGATGTGGATACGGTCATTCTGGACCGGTTCGCAGGACGCGCGGAGAAGTCGCTGGGCTACTCGGTGACGAAGAACCAGGACTTCCGCAAGGCGCTGGCGTCGAAGGATGTCGACGTGGTGACGATTGCGACCCCGGACCACTGGCATGCGCCGATGGCCATCATGGGGCTGGAAGCGGGCAAGCACGTCTACGTCGAAAAGCCGATGAGCTACGACCCGCACGAAGGCGAGATGTTGATCGCCGCGCAGAAGAAGTATGGCAAGCTGGCGCAGATGGGGTCGCAGCAGAGGTCTTCTCCGCACACGATTGAGATTGCACAGAAGATTAAAGACGGCGTGGTTGGACCGGCTTACTGGGCGAAGACCTGGTACGCGAATCGCCGCAAACCCATCGGCATCGGCAAAGTCGTTCCTGTTCCGGCCACGCTGGACTGGGACCTCTGGCAGGGACCGGCGCCGCGCGAGCCGTACCGCGACAACATGCATCCTTATAACTGGCACTGGCGGTTTACGTGGGGCACGGGCGAGCCACTGAACAACGGAACGCACGAGGTAGATGTTGCGCGCTGGCTGCTGGGCGTGGAGTATCCGACGATGGTGACCGCCGACGGTGGACGCTACGCGGCGAAGGATGACTGGCAGTATGCGGACACGATGAACGTGAGCTTCACCTATCCGGACAAGCTGCTGACGTGGGAGTGCGATTGCATCACGGGCAAAAAGACCTTCGGCCGCGATCGCGGCGTTGCGATTCACGGCCCCAAGGGAACAGTCGTAGTGGATCGCGATGGCTATGAGATCTATGACCTGGGCGACAAGGTGATCGATTCGTTCTCGGTGAAGAAGGAAAAGGGAACGAGCTCGGCGGATCTGGTCGGCGCGGATTCCATGACGGACCTTCACTTCGCGAACATGATCGCCGCGATCCGGACGGGCGTGAAGTTGAACCAGCCGGTGTCGCAGGGCAATGTCGCTGTGACCATGCTGCAGACGAGCAACTATGCGTGGGAGCTTGGACGGCCCGTCCATATGAATCCGGATGGAACCTACAAAAACGATCCAGCGGCGACGGCGAAGCGGAAGCGGACGTATGACAAGGGATTTACGCCTCACCTCTAA
- a CDS encoding DUF1440 domain-containing protein, protein MSKEKHLFRGILAGVAGGLAASWVMNEFIAGPGKKLQQSLQTPAENWQQEQQAQSGEEDSTMKVADALTATATGGQHLTYAQKEKGGPAVHYAFGAVMGGLYGGLAEYAPGVRSAFGTTFGTALFTGADAIAVPALKLGPPITEEKAGSTANHYFAHVVYGATTELVRRIVRAVL, encoded by the coding sequence ATGAGCAAAGAGAAACATCTCTTCCGCGGAATCCTCGCAGGTGTAGCCGGTGGTCTCGCCGCCTCGTGGGTCATGAACGAGTTCATCGCTGGCCCCGGCAAAAAGCTGCAGCAGTCTCTCCAGACGCCCGCAGAAAACTGGCAGCAGGAACAGCAGGCGCAGAGCGGCGAGGAAGACTCCACCATGAAGGTGGCCGATGCCCTGACAGCCACAGCCACCGGCGGCCAGCATCTCACCTATGCCCAGAAAGAAAAGGGCGGCCCTGCCGTCCACTATGCCTTCGGAGCTGTCATGGGCGGTCTCTACGGCGGCCTTGCCGAATACGCCCCCGGCGTCCGCTCCGCCTTTGGCACCACCTTCGGCACCGCCCTCTTTACCGGGGCCGACGCCATCGCCGTGCCTGCGCTCAAACTCGGTCCGCCAATCACCGAAGAGAAGGCCGGATCCACCGCGAACCACTACTTCGCACACGTCGTCTACGGAGCCACCACCGAACTCGTCCGCAGAATCGTCCGCGCCGTCCTTTAG
- a CDS encoding VOC family protein, translating into MRTAKLLAAVLLLPLVAAAQQRPHITGIDHVAFFVSDLPKALLFWHDLLGYEVVGKPNPTKATLQINDHERIEISTETPITPRNQFDHLCLIVDDIDQMRAYLKAQGIASKPAGIALQVIDPDGTRIEFIQPRPSPTPAKLSPNRISDAIYHVGFIVGNTAKSIDFYSRIFGFRETWRGTPPAKQDLSWINLQVPDGADYIELMLYRAPATPDTWGSSNHVALSVPDIHASLTKLKASAAVKGYTRPMEIRTGVNQKRQLNLFDPDGTRVELMEPVTITGKPTPSSTAPPPPPALD; encoded by the coding sequence ATGCGAACCGCAAAGCTTCTGGCTGCTGTCCTTCTCCTCCCTCTCGTCGCAGCAGCGCAGCAACGCCCCCACATCACCGGCATCGACCACGTCGCTTTCTTCGTCTCGGATCTGCCCAAAGCCCTTCTCTTCTGGCATGACCTCCTCGGTTATGAAGTCGTAGGAAAACCGAACCCCACCAAGGCGACCCTCCAGATCAACGATCACGAGCGCATCGAGATCTCCACTGAAACACCGATCACGCCGCGCAATCAGTTCGACCACCTCTGCCTCATCGTCGACGACATCGACCAGATGCGCGCCTACCTTAAAGCGCAGGGCATCGCGAGCAAACCCGCAGGCATCGCCCTGCAAGTAATCGACCCCGATGGCACGAGAATCGAATTCATCCAGCCCAGACCTTCCCCAACGCCCGCAAAGCTCTCCCCCAACCGCATCTCAGACGCGATCTATCACGTCGGCTTTATCGTCGGAAACACGGCGAAATCGATAGACTTCTACAGCCGCATCTTCGGCTTTCGCGAGACCTGGCGCGGCACCCCGCCCGCCAAACAGGACCTCAGCTGGATCAACCTGCAGGTGCCCGACGGCGCCGACTACATCGAGCTGATGCTTTATCGCGCGCCCGCGACCCCCGATACCTGGGGAAGCAGCAACCACGTCGCGCTCTCCGTACCGGATATTCACGCTTCCCTCACTAAGTTGAAGGCCAGTGCTGCGGTGAAGGGTTACACACGTCCCATGGAGATCCGCACCGGCGTCAACCAGAAGCGCCAACTCAACCTCTTCGATCCTGACGGCACCCGCGTCGAACTGATGGAGCCGGTCACGATTACTGGCAAGCCAACGCCCTCTTCAACGGCACCTCCGCCACCACCTGCACTCGATTAG
- a CDS encoding alpha/beta fold hydrolase, with protein sequence MPYIETQDESEIYFSDWGEGEPVVLIHGWPLDSTSWEYQARFLADNGYRVIAYDRRGFGRSERPYDGYDYDSLTSDLNDLLEALDLTGVTLVGFSMGGGEVARYLGTYGSERVAKAVFVGAVTPFLLKTEDNPGGVDQSVFDGVLEGLQKDRFAFTTEFAKGFYGRTLLNHGVSDEVLHWHFLQAASASPVATIECAKAWSSTDFREDLAKIDVPTLVLHGTGDKTVPIDVSGRRTAALVPGAVLIEYEGEPHGFTATIPDQLNEDLLAFLRS encoded by the coding sequence ATGCCTTATATCGAGACGCAGGACGAGTCGGAGATCTATTTCAGTGACTGGGGCGAGGGTGAGCCGGTCGTTTTGATTCATGGATGGCCTTTGGATTCCACCAGTTGGGAGTACCAGGCCAGGTTTCTCGCCGACAACGGCTATCGCGTGATCGCGTATGACCGTCGAGGCTTCGGACGCAGTGAGCGGCCCTATGACGGATATGACTACGACTCGTTGACCTCGGATCTGAATGACCTGTTGGAGGCGCTGGACCTCACCGGCGTGACGCTGGTCGGATTCTCCATGGGTGGCGGCGAGGTAGCACGCTACCTGGGAACGTACGGTTCGGAGCGTGTGGCGAAGGCGGTCTTCGTGGGTGCGGTAACTCCCTTTCTGCTCAAGACGGAGGACAATCCCGGCGGCGTCGATCAGTCCGTCTTCGACGGTGTTCTGGAAGGCCTGCAAAAGGATCGCTTCGCCTTCACGACAGAGTTTGCCAAGGGCTTCTACGGCCGGACGTTGCTGAACCACGGTGTTTCGGACGAAGTTCTCCACTGGCATTTTCTACAGGCGGCGAGCGCCTCTCCGGTGGCGACGATCGAATGCGCGAAGGCGTGGAGCTCAACGGACTTCCGAGAGGATCTGGCGAAGATTGACGTGCCCACGCTAGTCCTTCACGGAACGGGCGATAAGACGGTGCCGATTGACGTCTCCGGACGTCGCACGGCGGCGCTTGTACCCGGTGCGGTGTTGATTGAGTACGAGGGCGAGCCGCATGGATTTACGGCAACCATCCCGGATCAACTGAACGAAGATCTGCTGGCGTTCCTGCGAAGTTAG
- a CDS encoding RidA family protein has protein sequence MSRKYLSSNPDLPFADAVLVDNKTLYLSGRIGLLEGQFAVPEDIEEEAHRLMQDLQRILALADMQMSDLVQLQIFCSDVSLWERFNAVYRTYFTTQLPPRAFIGSGALLFGARFELQGVAVKES, from the coding sequence ATGAGCCGCAAATATCTCAGCAGCAATCCCGACCTTCCCTTCGCCGACGCCGTCCTCGTAGACAACAAGACACTCTACCTATCCGGTCGCATCGGTCTCCTGGAAGGCCAGTTCGCCGTTCCCGAAGACATCGAGGAAGAAGCGCACCGCCTCATGCAGGACCTGCAACGCATTCTGGCTTTGGCCGACATGCAGATGAGCGACCTCGTGCAGCTTCAGATCTTTTGCAGCGATGTCTCCTTGTGGGAACGCTTCAACGCCGTCTACCGCACCTATTTCACCACACAGCTTCCGCCACGCGCCTTTATCGGCAGCGGAGCGCTACTCTTCGGAGCACGCTTCGAGTTGCAGGGTGTTGCGGTGAAGGAAAGCTAG
- a CDS encoding DinB family protein yields the protein MIQELQTTFTQIEQQKKNLLASIADWTPERLALQPGEDAWCATEVIDHLCKTEALILSVLPQGMEDPQPIDKRDRVNFHMLERLFRSEKQVKVPTTAHATLPAMNFLHQEVVQRWDRTRTELAQLLDAIQEDQLKGGIFRHPQTGWLSLPQVLTFFSVHMIHHTYQIKRLG from the coding sequence ATGATCCAAGAACTCCAAACTACCTTCACCCAGATCGAACAACAGAAGAAGAACCTCTTGGCCTCCATCGCAGACTGGACGCCGGAGCGCCTCGCGCTTCAGCCAGGCGAAGACGCGTGGTGCGCGACCGAAGTCATCGATCATCTCTGCAAAACCGAAGCACTCATCCTCTCCGTGCTGCCCCAGGGGATGGAAGATCCTCAACCCATCGACAAGAGGGACAGGGTCAACTTCCACATGCTCGAACGCCTCTTCCGCTCTGAGAAACAAGTGAAAGTTCCCACGACCGCCCATGCCACTCTTCCCGCCATGAATTTTCTGCATCAGGAAGTCGTGCAGCGATGGGATCGGACCCGCACCGAGTTGGCACAGTTATTGGATGCGATACAAGAAGATCAACTCAAAGGTGGCATCTTCAGACACCCTCAAACGGGGTGGCTGTCTCTCCCACAGGTTCTCACCTTCTTCTCCGTTCACATGATCCACCACACCTATCAGATCAAGCGGCTCGGCTAA
- a CDS encoding AAA family ATPase, which translates to MLKTVSLLPERVSDWNEYPFSVPAINSLRTLAIRERVCFFTGENGTGKSTLLEAIASHYGFGREGGNRNFRNDSTENNAAIDPLSRALRLAFSVRTGAGFFLRAESFFNVATHIDEIGVVSSYGGTSLHRQSHGESFFTLLEYRMRENGLFLLDEPEAALSPQRQLSMLVLMHDVLRSHGSAQFIISTHSPILLGFPDAQILSFDDGAIREIAYDECPPVQIVRRFTSHRKSFLEELLQDEP; encoded by the coding sequence GTGCTGAAGACGGTCTCTCTTCTCCCTGAGCGCGTGTCGGACTGGAACGAATATCCCTTTTCCGTGCCTGCGATTAACTCGCTGCGAACGCTGGCAATCCGGGAACGTGTCTGCTTTTTTACGGGAGAAAACGGTACCGGCAAATCCACCCTGCTGGAAGCGATTGCCTCGCACTACGGCTTTGGCCGGGAGGGCGGCAACCGGAACTTCCGCAACGACAGTACAGAGAACAACGCAGCTATCGATCCGCTCTCTCGCGCACTTCGGCTCGCCTTCAGTGTGCGCACAGGTGCCGGTTTCTTTCTTCGGGCCGAAAGCTTCTTTAATGTAGCGACGCACATCGACGAGATCGGCGTGGTGAGTTCCTATGGCGGAACAAGTTTGCATCGACAGTCTCATGGAGAGAGCTTCTTCACGCTGCTGGAGTACCGCATGCGCGAGAACGGACTCTTTCTCCTGGACGAGCCTGAGGCCGCGCTCTCGCCGCAGCGCCAACTTTCCATGCTCGTCCTGATGCACGATGTGTTGCGCTCGCATGGTTCGGCCCAGTTCATCATCTCCACGCACTCTCCGATCCTGCTTGGCTTTCCCGATGCGCAGATCCTGTCGTTCGACGATGGCGCTATCCGAGAGATTGCGTATGACGAATGTCCACCGGTGCAGATCGTTCGCCGCTTTACGAGCCATAGAAAGAGCTTCCTCGAAGAGCTGCTTCAGGATGAACCGTGA